A region of the Corynebacterium endometrii genome:
GCTCGGGGATGCCCACGAGGTCCAACAACTCCGCCGCCTGCTTGAGCGCCGCAGCCTTCGGGATTTTCTGGTGCGTCTGAATCGCCTCGACAAGCTGGGTGCCGATATCGAACACGGGCGTTAGCGCGGACAAGGGGTCCTGGAAAATCATGCCGATGCCGTTGCCGCGGATAGCTGACATTTGCTTATCGCTAAGGCCTAGCAATTCGCGGTCATTGAGTTTGACTGATCCCTCCACCTTTGCGTAGTCCGGGAGCAGCCCCATAATGGCCATCGATGTCACGGACTTGCCGGAACCGGATTCGCCCACGATACCCAAGGTGCGGCCGGGGTAGAGGTCAAAGTCCACGCCCCGCACCGCGGACACGGAACCCGCCTCGGAGGGGAAGGAGACCTTTAGATCCTTGACGGAAAGTACTGGACTTGTTGGATTGGTCATTTAAGCCTTGCCTCCGGACTTCGAATTGGGATCTAGTGCATCGCGTAGGCCATCGCCGATAAAGGCCATGGACACGGTCAGTAGGGTGAGTGCGCCGGCCGGAAAGTAGAACAGCCACGGCGTTGAGCGCAGGGTGGCGGTGCCGCCCTGCAGGAGGGTGCCCAGCGAGACGTCGGGCAGCTTGACGCCCAGGCCGAGGAAGGAAAGCGCCGTTTCCGAACCGACGGTGCCGACGATGCCGAAGACAAACTGGATGATGAGAAGGGACCCGATGTTAGGGATGACGTGGCGTACGACGGTCGTGAAGCGGGAAACGCCCATGTACCGCGCGGCGCGGATGTAGTCCTGCTCGCGAATCGAAAGCGCCAGCGACCAGATGACGCGGGCCTGGTACATCCAGCCGAAGGCGATGAGAACCACGATGAGTAGGCGCCAGTCGCCGCCAGAGTCGCTGACCAGCAGGGCGATGATGAGGAAGGTAGGGACCGAGAGCAGGAAGTGGATAATCGCCAGCACGACCTTTTCCGGGGCCCCGCCCCATAGGGCTGCGCCGGCGCCGACCAGCGCCGAAATCACCAGGGTCGCGGCGGACACAATCACCGCGATGGTCAGGGAACGGCCGATGCCGTGGACGATCTGCGCGTAGAGGTCCATGCCGGAGTTGTCCGTGCCGAACCAGTGCTCGTCATTCGGTGGCACCGCGAGCGACAGGAAGTCAGGTTCGGTGTAGTGCCATTTTGCGAAAAACCCGCCGAAGATCGAGAACAACGCAAGGGCTAGGAAGATAATAAGCCCCACCACGGCCAGCTTGTTGCGGAAAAATCGGCGAATATACAGCTTGGCGCGTGACGTGCCTGAGGTTTCGGCGGCGTCGGCTGAGGCAAGCGCCTCGGCCTCCGCGGCGGTGAGCTGGTTGTGCGCGGCGACCTCGGCCTGCGGTGATAGCTCGCCGGTGCCCTTATCGGCCCGGGCCTTCAGTGGCTCGATACCCTTGGACTGCTGTGGTTTGTTAGGAGTAGTCATCTTTTAGCTCACCCTCACGCGTGGATCTAGGGCAACCACGACCAGATCGGCCAGGACTGCAGAAATAGCCGTCATTGCGGCGCCGAACGCGGCCACCGCCACTGCGCCGTTGATGTCATTTTTGGCAATGGTCTCGAGGAAGTACTGGCCCATGCCGTTCCAGCCGAAGATGCTTTCCGTCATCACGGCGCCCGTGAAGATGCCCGGGATGGAGAAGGCGACCGAGGTGGCCACCGGAATGATCGAGGTACGCAGCGCGTGGCGGCGGATTGCGGTGGTGCGGGTAAGCCCCTTAGCGCGGGCGGTACGGACGTAATCGGCATTCAGGTTGTCCAGCAGCAGGGTGCGCTGGGTCATGTGGTAGCTGGCGTAGGAGATGATGACCAGGGATATGGTCGGCAGGATCATGTGCTGTGCGGAATCGATGAGCTTATTCCAAAAGCCTTCGACGCCAATAGAGCTGGCGCCCACCACGTAAAAGATGCGGGTCCCGGTTATATCGTTAATCTTGATGGCCGCCCACACCACCGCGATGGAGGCCACGACAACGTGCGTGTTCATCGCGAAGATGGAGATACCTTGCCAGACACGGTCGCCGAGCTTGTACTGGCGCGAGGCGGTATACACGCCAACGGCGACGCCCAGAACGATGGAGATGACCGTCGCCAGGAGCAAAAGCTGGGCGGATACCCAGATGCGGTAAGAGATCTGTTCGTTGACAAAGTCGCCGACTGGGGAACGGCCCCAGTCCCAGCGGGTGATGATGCCGGTGAGCCACGTCCACCACCGCTCTAGCAGAGGGGTGTCAGGGTTGAGGTTGTAGGGCTCGAGAAGCGTAGATATCTGTTCATCTGACAGTGGAGGGCGGCGGCCCTCGTAGTTTGACCGCGGGTCTAAGAAGAACGAGGCCAGGAAATATGTCAGGTTCGTCGCCAGGAAGATCATCAGTAGCCAACCGACGGTCTTCCGGAATAGATATCTAAGCATGCAGTGCTCCACTTGAGTCGGAGTAGTACGTCATCGGGGATTCCCAGTGCTGAGCATCGCGGCGGGTGGCGCAGGCGACAAATCAACCACTAATAGAAATGCCTTGGGAAAGAATTTAGCGGGTTTGTTACCTAAACCACAATTATTACTGCTAGTGGTAGCGATCCCCTGTCGGTCGATAAATATTAAATGCGCGTAAAACCCCTCAAAGGCGTGCGTGCGCAGTGCGTTGGTGCGGGGCAATGAGCCACCGGGCGCGCGACGGCTTCCTGCCTACGATCGCCGTAGGCGAGGCATTGGTTGAGGCGCTTGGGAAGCGGCTAGGCTAAGATGCCATGCTTGACCCCACGAGAATTGAGCCCACCCTGGACGCCCTGCGCCGCGCGTGGGAAGGCCAGCCGGATCTGAGCCTGTCTACCTTATTTGGGATTCTGGCGGGTCAGGGCGTTGGATGGGGCGCCTCAGACGAGGCGCTGATCCAGGCTTTGGATTCGATGTCCGCGCAGCACCCGCCTCTGCTTCCACTGGGGGCTGACGGCCTAGCCAAGGGGGCTTGGCTTGCGACGTGCAATGGCGGACGCGTAATGGTGACGCTGACGCGGGATTCTAGCGGTGCTGCCTGCGTGATTGTTCGCCGAAGGGACAAATCCTCGACGTCGCCGGGCCAGCCGGTGGTGTGGAAATACGCGGGCTTGCGCCCCGCAGGACCCGGCCGCCCGCTAGTCATCAAGGATATGGATGGCATAGAGCACCGCCTGGGTGTGGTGGACCTCCTCACCGCTGTGCGCACTACCACGGCGCCCGCTGCGGAACTCGAGGGGCGCACGCGGCGCAGGATTGGCGATTCCTGCTACGTCATCCGCACCACCGAGGGACTGCTTTTGCTCGAACGGCGAGCCTACAACTTCACCACCGGCCGGCGAACCGTGGATTGTGATGCGATGGAGTGGTCCCGCGTGGAGCAGTGCCGCCCCGGCCAGCCGTTGATTCTGGCGTTACCTGGCGGCCGCCAGCGCGACTGCGGCGCGGTGGAAGAAGTATTCTTGGCCCAGTAGCGCCCAGTAGCGGCGGCCATTGGGGTCAAGGCTCCTTAGGGGTCGCTGCGGCGCACCGTGTAGTAACCGTTTCGCGTAGGTGCGCGGACGAGTAGGCCCCAACCACCTAAATCTATAAGTGGCTGGGGCCTGAAGCGTGTGTGCTACTTGACCGCCAGGTTGGCTGAATGCAGTCTGTAGACGGTTTCCACTTCTACGTCCGGCAGGGCCGCGCGGAAGTCGCGCTCGGTTTGCTCGATGAGTTCGCGCAGCTGCTTCGGATGCATTTCCGCGGCGGAGGTGACCGTGAAGGTCAACGTTGGACGCTTGCGGTCTAGGGCCACTTTGCGGTCACACTTGACGATGTTGGGGTGCTGCGCCAGGGATTGGGAAATGCCCTCGGCTATGCCCTGTATGGAAGCGGTGATCTTGCCTTTGTCCGACGAAGCCTCCGATACCACCCGGTCAAGCTTGTGCGGGCGCAGGTTGGCGATGAGCAGCCACAGCCCGCAAAACAGCAACAACAGGCTCGCACCGGCCAGGGCCCACGGCCACCAACCCGCCCCCGGAACGGCGGCCCATGCGTCATGGTCAACCCAGCGCGATGCCTCCACCGCGAGTGGCACATCGAAGTGCAGCAGGATGGGCCAGACGCCTAGGGCAAGCAGGACTAATCCCAGCACGAAGAACAGGATTCTCTCAAAAGTAGCCAGCCCCTTAGACATTGTTATCTACCTCCTGAGTCTGTTCGTAGTGCACGGTCAGCTCCGGGCGGGGACGCAATCCCTCAATCGTGTGTTCCAGCGCCGCGGTGGTGCGTTTCGCCAGGGTGGGGTCCTCAGCGTCACCGTTGATGATGACGCTGACCTTCTTGGCGGAGGTATTGCTCCGGGCGGCCGCCACTCCGGGCACGGTACGAGCCGCCGCCGCGACCCTGCGGGCCACATCGACCGGGCGCGTCCACATGCTGGTGATTTCTGTGGAGTAATCGATGTGCGTTGACTTGCGCGGTTTGAGCGCCACGAAGAGGAAGACGAGGCCCAAGGCTACGGCCCCGGCGCCCGCCCAGACCATCCAGTCCTGCAAAGCATCCGTTTCCATTATGGAGAAGAACCATTGCAGCCAGGATTGGGCATTGCCATCCCCGAAGAGCAACCAGGCCTCTCGGGCGGCAACGAAGGAAGCGCCCAGCAGCGCTATCGCCAACAGGACGGACCATGGGCGCACCGCCGGCGAAGGCTGGGGTTCCTGCCCTCGACGGTAGGGCAGGCTCTGACCGGATGAGTTCTCATTCATGGCGGCCTCCAGGTTGTGTGCGGATGCGGGTTGGTTCCACCCTGATGTCTTTAAGCTTTAACGGGCGGACTTCGATGGCGCGCAACGGCTGTGGCCGGGGCGCCTGGACTCGTACCGGATTAGACGGGCGCACCGTTACCGGCTTAAGCGGCGATGCCTTGGGAACGGAAACCGGCCGCGTCTGCATAGGCTTTGGGCGGCTTACAGGTACCAGCTCTTGCGGCTCAGGGGCGCTAACCGAACGCACGGGGGCCGGATTAGGGGTGCCGATAGTGCGGACCTCGACGGGGGCAATATCGCTCACGGACGGGCTGCGTACCTCCGCTCGCGGCGCGATAGTGGGGGAGGAGATCCCAAGGGGGTGCTTAACCACCACCGGCTTGAGTGATACCCTGCGCTTAACCTGAGGCTGCCACACGTTCGTGGGGGTTACCTGCGGGGCGCGCGCGGCGGCAACGGGGCGTGCGGCGAGATCTTGTTGGCTTACACGCTTGCCGGGCACGGTGCGGCCGATGGCCACGTTGACACGGGTGGTCTTAAATCCCAGGTAGGCGTCGATGGCCTCGGCCACGGCATCCTGCACGGCCACGGAAACATCCGTGATGGGGGAGGGCCACACGGTGGCGATGGCGCAGTCCACCGCGGCCACGTTCGCCTCCGGGTCGAGCTGCACGGCCACGCGAGGGTACGCCCTGCGGCTAAACCCGCCGAGCTTAGAGTCAACCGTGGCAATGCCGGGCACGGTTTTAATCGCCGCGGCCACCAGGCGTTCTACTGCGCGCATGGAAAAGGCGGTGCCACCATGGTCACCAATAGATGACTGGTTGGCCGGGTCTTCCCCGGTTCCGGTCTCAGGTGCGGCGGGAGAGGTCATGAAGCTCGGCCTTTGCCCACCAGGGTCTGGTACAACTCAACCAAGTTGATGCGCCCGTCAAAGTGGGCGCCGGCAATGGCGCCAATCAACGCGAAGATAACTGCGGTGAGAAAAAGCTTCCAGCCGCCCAGCACCAAAATCATAGCTATGGCTACGCCTAGAAGCGCGCCCAGCAGGGTGTAATTCTTCATTATGTTTTCCTCATTAACAAGGTGTGCTTCTACGCCGAGACATCAGCGAAGATGACGTCCACGGTAGTTATCTCTGGACAGGCAGACTGCACGGCCTCGCGGATCTGGGGTGTCAGGTCACGTAAAGGGGTGGCTTTTTCAAGCCCGCCCTGCGCGGATAGGTCCGCGATGACAAAAATCTCTAGGTGGGTGTCATCCTGTACGTGGGCCTTGCGCAGGCCCTTGATGCGCTCACCGGGGTAGAGCAGAGAGATTTCCCCGTAGCTGCCGCCGTACATGCCGGCGATTCCAGGTAGCCCGGCCACCGCCTCGGCGATAGCCTTAGCGCCGGCCTGGGTCAGCTCGAAACCAGACATGGGCTAGTTCTGGGGCGCAATGGCGGTTTCTGGGTCCTGCTCGTTGGCAGCTTCCTGCGGCAGCTTGACGTCAGTGACACTGACGTCTACGCGGTCTACCTCGAGTCCGGTCATGCGTTCCACGGCGGTCATGATGTTGCGGCGGATGGCCTCCGCGAGCTCGTGGATGGCGACGCCGTACTCGGCGATGATGGACACGTCAATATTGGCCATGCCATCGGCCACCGCGACGGAAACGCCCTGACGGACATCCTCCGAGGCGCCAAGGGACTCGCGGATGGAACCCAGCATGCGCGCACCGCCGCCGCCCAGGGCAGCCACGCCGGAAACCTCGCGCGCCGCGATGCCGGCGATCTTGGAGACCACCACGTCCTCAATGGCGGTGGTGCCGTGTTCCGTCTCCAAGTTCCTATTAATCTTGCGCTCCGGGACGGCGATATCCTGGGTGCCCGGGGTGCCTGGGGCGGCGGGTGCTTCTGCGACGGGGGCGTCGGCAGGAGTGGTTGCGTTTGCCGGGGTATTGGTTGCGGTGGAATCAGCCATGACGAGCCTTTCTTTGCGATTGTCCTAGTGCCCTCATGGTAACGCTTTTAGCCCGCAAGCGTCAGAAAGTGATTTTGAACACTGTTGCCTGAAAGGTTTGTGTTTAGGCCTGGGACGTGCTTAAATACAGGGGTTGCTTTAACAGAGGTAGCGGAAACGCGAACCGGATTTATCCGGCGCAGCGGGGAAGTTATCCCTGGTAAGGCGAACATGACACCTTTGATTCCGAATGCGTAATCATTAGTGAGCGCAGGCGGTAAGAAGGTCGGTCACACGGGCTAGGTCCGCGCTTTTAGCGCTTTAAGCAGAGACATCCCGTGAGGCTGGACCGGAGAAGGGGCATGGCAAATAAACAGCGGCAGTATACGAAATGGGTCATTTTCGGCTGTGTGGCGTTTCATCGCCGCGCGTAATGCGTGAAAACCGTCCCCTTCCGTGATTCTTATGACTTCGGGTCTCTTGTACCCCGTCACGAGCACTGCAAGATGGTTGTTTGCCGGCTTGTATCTCGTGGTCATCATGACAATCTAAGACAACTGGCGTTTGGCCTGGCCCTAGAGACCGGTACAACGTTATAGAGAAATCGAGAAAGCTTTTTCCCACCGCTTTACGCCCCGGATACGCCGGGTATGTGAAAGTGGGGAAGCGAGGAAGAGGATAAGCGTGGCGGGACAAAAAATCCGCATTCGGCTGAAGGCCTACGACCACGAGGCAATTGACGCTTCTGCAAAGAAGATCGTTTCTACCGTAACTTCTACGGGCGCTCGTGTTGTTGGTCCAGTGCCGCTCCCAACGGAGAAGAACGTATACGCCGTTATTCGTTCTCCACACAAGTACAAGGACTCTCGCGAGCACTTCGAGATGCGCACTCACAAGCGCCTCATCGACATTCTCGACCCAACCCCGAAGACCGTTGACGCCCTCATGCGCATCGACCTTCCGGCAAGCGTCGACGTCAACATCCAGTAGCCAACAGCTGCTGTCGAAGTAAATACTTTGGTGGAGAAGAATTAATGAGTGAAAACGAGATCAAGGGCATTCTGGGCAAGAAGCTCGGCATGACTCAGGTCTTCGACGAGGATAACCGCGTAGTACCGGTTACCGTCGTTGAAGCTGGTCCATGCGTAGTGACCCAGATTCGCACCGCAGAAACCGATGGCTACAACGCCATCCAGATCGCCTTTGGCGAGATTGACCCACGCAAGGCCAACAAGCCTGCCACCGGTCACTTCAAGAAGGCTGGCGTGACCCCACGTCGCCACGTTGCCGAAATCCGCATGGATGACACCTCCGCATACGAGGTTGGCCAGGACGTGACCGTTGACATCTTCGAGGGCGTAACCTTCGTTGACGTCACGGGCACCACCAAGG
Encoded here:
- a CDS encoding ABC transporter permease, producing the protein MTTPNKPQQSKGIEPLKARADKGTGELSPQAEVAAHNQLTAAEAEALASADAAETSGTSRAKLYIRRFFRNKLAVVGLIIFLALALFSIFGGFFAKWHYTEPDFLSLAVPPNDEHWFGTDNSGMDLYAQIVHGIGRSLTIAVIVSAATLVISALVGAGAALWGGAPEKVVLAIIHFLLSVPTFLIIALLVSDSGGDWRLLIVVLIAFGWMYQARVIWSLALSIREQDYIRAARYMGVSRFTTVVRHVIPNIGSLLIIQFVFGIVGTVGSETALSFLGLGVKLPDVSLGTLLQGGTATLRSTPWLFYFPAGALTLLTVSMAFIGDGLRDALDPNSKSGGKA
- a CDS encoding ABC transporter permease; this translates as MLRYLFRKTVGWLLMIFLATNLTYFLASFFLDPRSNYEGRRPPLSDEQISTLLEPYNLNPDTPLLERWWTWLTGIITRWDWGRSPVGDFVNEQISYRIWVSAQLLLLATVISIVLGVAVGVYTASRQYKLGDRVWQGISIFAMNTHVVVASIAVVWAAIKINDITGTRIFYVVGASSIGVEGFWNKLIDSAQHMILPTISLVIISYASYHMTQRTLLLDNLNADYVRTARAKGLTRTTAIRRHALRTSIIPVATSVAFSIPGIFTGAVMTESIFGWNGMGQYFLETIAKNDINGAVAVAAFGAAMTAISAVLADLVVVALDPRVRVS
- a CDS encoding alkaline shock response membrane anchor protein AmaP, translated to MSKGLATFERILFFVLGLVLLALGVWPILLHFDVPLAVEASRWVDHDAWAAVPGAGWWPWALAGASLLLLFCGLWLLIANLRPHKLDRVVSEASSDKGKITASIQGIAEGISQSLAQHPNIVKCDRKVALDRKRPTLTFTVTSAAEMHPKQLRELIEQTERDFRAALPDVEVETVYRLHSANLAVK
- a CDS encoding DUF6286 domain-containing protein, with product MNENSSGQSLPYRRGQEPQPSPAVRPWSVLLAIALLGASFVAAREAWLLFGDGNAQSWLQWFFSIMETDALQDWMVWAGAGAVALGLVFLFVALKPRKSTHIDYSTEITSMWTRPVDVARRVAAAARTVPGVAAARSNTSAKKVSVIINGDAEDPTLAKRTTAALEHTIEGLRPRPELTVHYEQTQEVDNNV
- a CDS encoding Asp23/Gls24 family envelope stress response protein → MTSPAAPETGTGEDPANQSSIGDHGGTAFSMRAVERLVAAAIKTVPGIATVDSKLGGFSRRAYPRVAVQLDPEANVAAVDCAIATVWPSPITDVSVAVQDAVAEAIDAYLGFKTTRVNVAIGRTVPGKRVSQQDLAARPVAAARAPQVTPTNVWQPQVKRRVSLKPVVVKHPLGISSPTIAPRAEVRSPSVSDIAPVEVRTIGTPNPAPVRSVSAPEPQELVPVSRPKPMQTRPVSVPKASPLKPVTVRPSNPVRVQAPRPQPLRAIEVRPLKLKDIRVEPTRIRTQPGGRHE
- a CDS encoding Asp23/Gls24 family envelope stress response protein; its protein translation is MADSTATNTPANATTPADAPVAEAPAAPGTPGTQDIAVPERKINRNLETEHGTTAIEDVVVSKIAGIAAREVSGVAALGGGGARMLGSIRESLGASEDVRQGVSVAVADGMANIDVSIIAEYGVAIHELAEAIRRNIMTAVERMTGLEVDRVDVSVTDVKLPQEAANEQDPETAIAPQN
- the rpsJ gene encoding 30S ribosomal protein S10 produces the protein MAGQKIRIRLKAYDHEAIDASAKKIVSTVTSTGARVVGPVPLPTEKNVYAVIRSPHKYKDSREHFEMRTHKRLIDILDPTPKTVDALMRIDLPASVDVNIQ
- the rplC gene encoding 50S ribosomal protein L3, which translates into the protein MSENEIKGILGKKLGMTQVFDEDNRVVPVTVVEAGPCVVTQIRTAETDGYNAIQIAFGEIDPRKANKPATGHFKKAGVTPRRHVAEIRMDDTSAYEVGQDVTVDIFEGVTFVDVTGTTKGHGYAGAMKRHGFAGQGASHGNQAAHRRVGGIGACATPARVFKGKRMAGRMGQDRVTTQNLKIQKIDGESNLLLIKGAIPGARGGLVTVKTAVKGGAHA